The proteins below come from a single Tissierella sp. MB52-C2 genomic window:
- a CDS encoding NAD(P)H-dependent oxidoreductase subunit E codes for MLTLEMKDTIDEVVMKHGSNQSSIITILQEIQGNYRYLPEEVLEYIANKMDITPSKIYGIATFYENFSLEPKGKYVIKICDGTACHVRKSIPILNALHKELGLSKDKQTTDDLMFTVETVSCLGACGLAPVLNINEKVYGKMTPESTVELLNKLREEI; via the coding sequence ATGAAAGATACCATTGATGAAGTTGTAATGAAACATGGAAGTAACCAATCTTCAATAATTACTATTTTACAAGAAATTCAAGGGAATTATAGGTACTTGCCTGAAGAAGTGTTGGAGTACATAGCAAATAAGATGGATATTACTCCCTCTAAAATTTATGGTATTGCTACATTTTATGAGAACTTTTCATTAGAACCAAAAGGAAAATATGTTATTAAGATTTGTGATGGTACGGCATGTCATGTTAGAAAGTCTATACCTATACTTAATGCGTTGCACAAGGAGCTAGGTCTTAGTAAAGATAAACAGACTACAGATGATCTGATGTTCACTGTTGAAACAGTATCATGTCTTGGAGCTTGTGGTTTAGCACCAGTACTAAATATCAATGAAAAGGTTTATGGCAAAATGACTCCTGAATCTACAGTGGAACT